Part of the Notamacropus eugenii isolate mMacEug1 chromosome 5, mMacEug1.pri_v2, whole genome shotgun sequence genome is shown below.
atgtaacaaaattagaAAGATCCAGAATGACTCAAATGAAGAAAAGTGAGAgcatattccctcccttcccttttgtgGAGGTGGGAGATCCACAGGTATCATATATTGCATGTGCATTTAGATTTTTCAGTGtattttttctgacttttcctcttttttttctttgaaaaatactaTTTGCTATATAGGAAGGCTCtctgaaagggggaaggggaaacgGGGGGAAGctatggtgatataaaaaagaaaggacatgAATAAAAAATGTAATATCCTGACATTTATGTAATACTTTAACATTTTCAAAGAATGTCCCTCATAAAACTTTGGCAAAATAGGTGATACAAGTATTAGGAGCTCTGTTTTACAGATCAAGGAGCCTTCTCaagtcagagaagttaaatgatttgtcacaGGCCACAGAGCTAGTCAGAGTCAGATTTAGAATTCATACTCATCTCTCCTGACTTCATGACTTGTATCTTTCTCTGCAGTACCATATACTCACTACCAATATATTCTAACAAATTTAGGCTAAGCACTTATTTTGTACTtaagaaacaaatatttcttaaatttggcatttcaatattattattagttaGTTTTCAATGTTATTACAACACACTGGTTATAGCTTGGTTAGTGAACACATTTGGAAGGAAAATAGTAAATTTAAGTGGCAGAAAAAGTGTACAGTGATTAGCAATTAGATTGATTTAAAATAGAAGTGAAGGTCAGGACTTTTTTCAATAAAAAGAaggcaattttaaaatttaaacaccTTAATGCAACCAGTCTTCTTTTTTTAGGAGAATGAACCTTTTaatttaaagatttttctttatttttaattttattttttctttttcttttttagcgcTTGACACCATATTGAAAAAGAAGTTGCTCTTCAACAACAGTCTCATTTCGATGTTTCCATACTACCCTACTTTGGGTGCTGCTTTATATGGAAAGGCAAAGCCACCAGTGAAGCTGCCAGAGCCCTTAACAGTGCCAATGGAGCCTTATCTGTTGAAGTTCTTACTGAAAAATGATCAAGTAATTAGAGAGATAGCTAGCACCATGGAGAGAGCTCACTGCGAACTAACATGGCCCCAAACTAATTGTGAAGAGCCAGAAATTACACCCAGTGCAAAAATTACACTCAGCCCTTCAGCCACCTTAGTCACCCAAAGAATAAAGAGCAACATAGTCAAGACATGGAGTGAAGATGTTTCCAAGAGATTCTCTTGTCTTATGTCTGATTACCAGGTCACTAAGTATAGAGTGGACACAGTGGTGTGGGAAACCATCAGAGACAACATAGAAAATGAGAACATTTCGATTGAGTTTGATAAGTTTCAGGAGACAGTGTTCATAGCAGGGAAACTGGAggatgtgcaaagcactggaccACAAATAAGGACTCTGATAGAAAGGGCCAcccaaaaaatagaaagagaaaaaaaaagtataagagaGAACTTGAGCGTGTGTCCTCGAAGGTTTTCCATTTTATACAACAACAGGTTAGAAGAGACTCTCCACAAGGAATATCCGGAACTGGAAGTCACTTACAATGCCCTCACAAAAAGCATTTGCCTGAGTGGATTGGCTACAGACCTATACAAAGCAAAGAGTGAAATTCTAGAGAAGCTACAGAGCTTGGCTCAGAAATTCCTCCATTTCCCTCCTCAGATTATTCAGTTTCTGCAGCAGGTAGACTGTGAGACATTCTCTGAATCTCTTTTTGGAGCAGAGAAAATTCCTGTTGTTTATGAGTTGGGGGGTGAAGGAGTCGTGCTATTAGGCTCCTCTCCCCAAGTTCTTTCAGAGGCTGAAAAACATATGAAGAAATCTTTGGGCTTTAAGTGCATCAATATGGTAGACGGTGAGATTCTTAACAATTATCAGTGGAAAACACTCACTGGCaatttaaataagaaatacaacTGCTCCTCAAAGACTGTAATAATAGAACAACAAAATTCAGACACTGGTGTTCAGGTAATCATTGCCGGTTGTGTTAGTCCAGTATTTGAAAGCTACCAGGAACTTTATgaatttatagaaaaaaacacaaaaatgcaGAAGTTTGTCTCTGTGAAATCTCTAGCAGTTATCCAGTatatgaaggaggaaaataagcAAGTCTGGgaaacactaaagaaaaaaaatgtgaaggttgATTTCAAAACTCTGACAAACCAAAGAGGCATTTCACTGAGTGGTCCAAAAGGAGAAGTGGTAAGAGGAATAGCTGTGGTTAAACAAACACTAGATTCAATACACGTTAGAAATTTTAGCATTGCTAAACCGGGGGTCAAATCCTTATTCAAAGATAGGGAAgagttttataaaaatgaagcTAAAGAGAAGTATAGTTGTTCAATTTGGCTACAAGAAGATGTAGACAAGAGGAGTGGCGGCAGTGTTGATGGACAGAAGGTCCACTGCAAGGTAACTTTAGAATCTGGAGTCTTATTAACTCTTCAGGAAGGTGACTTAACCCAATTCTCAGCAGATGTGGTGGTGATTGCAGCAAATGAGGATTTAAAGCACCTGgaagctgcactctctgaagtggCAGGCCCAGAGTTACAGAGGGACTGTGACCAAATAATCCAGAAAGGGGGTAAGATCTTTCCTGGCTGTGCCGTTGTCTCAGGTGCTGGACAGCTCCCATATCAGGAAGTGATTCATGCTGTTGCCCCCCAGTGGAAGCAAAAACATGATCACAGATGTGTGCAATTACTAAAAACTGCTATCACAGAGAGTCTTCATCTGGCTAGATCTCGTGGGCACACTTCAATAGCTATCCCAGTTCTTAGCTCTGGGACCTTTGGCTTCCCCTTAAAAAAGTATTCGGAGACCATCATCCAGtccatcaaggaaaacttccaggACTCCCAAAATAAACATAGCTTGAAAAAGATCCATCTTGTTGGTTCATCTGAGGAGATAGTTCAAGTTCTTTCCAAAGCTGTGAAAAACATCTTTAAAGATCTTTTCCCTGATAACAATGAAATGCCCTCTACACAATTAGAAGACCAGGAAACCAGCCTGAGGAAAAAAGCCAAATATGGAAATGTGCTGGCTTCCATCCAAACTAGAGAAGGTCTGAGCATTTTGTTGGTGAATGGAGATATTCGGGATGCTGAGGTGGGTATTACCACTTAGCCAACACCCCAAAAGgtgattttgaaattgaaataatcTAATTCCCATATAACTAGGATCATATACTTCTCCAGTAAGTTATCCCAGTGAGGTTAATGCAGATTTAGCCTGAGGTTGAAATTCTACTTTCCTGAGTGTGTGGAAGCTGAATATATCTCAATCTATAAGAATTTATTTATctagataaacatttattaaaggctaaCTATGTAAGAAtcactttgctaagtactggtgattcaaagaaagatttttgtCTCTGATCTCAGAAAAGGTGCCAGTTAATAAGACAGCCAACTAAGTACATAGAATAGATATATAGAATATATGAAAGCTATCTGAAAGGGGAATCCATTCGCAATTCGTgcaaaggtggggggaggggaaacagaAAGGTGTGTTGAACAAGGTAGGATTCAAtctcagtcttgaaggaagctaggtaaACTAAGAGGACAAAGTGAACggggcagagcattccaagcatgtggGATAGCCTTTGCAAAAGCTCCAAGATTAGTGATAATGCTATCATTATGTCTGAGGAACTACAAATAAACCAGTGTAGATGAAACAAAGGGTACCTGATTTggggtaaggtataagaagactggaaaggtagaaagggaccaGGCTACGAAGACCTTCAGATGCCAAATAAAGACGTTTATATTGATCCTGACAGCAATGGGTAAGAGGGCCAGAGTGATTCTGCATgggggtgacatagtcagacctatcTTTTAGAAAAGTTACCTTAATAGCTGAAAGGAAGTTATACTGCAGAAGGAAGAGATTCAAAgcagggagatgagagagaagagttAATGAGGGCCTGAACACTATTGTGGCtgtgtaaatggagagaaagaactgTATATGAGAGGTGGTGTGAAGGAATAAACAAAATTTAGAAATGGATTGGATATGAGGAGTGAGGATGAAAACAAGGTTGAAAACCTGGATGACTAGAATGATGGTGTTGCCATTAACCAtttgaagaaaatttagaacaggGGAGGTTTTCAGGGAAAAGGAATGCATTCTATTTCGGacatttgagtttgagatgcctgtctAAGAAACAGTTGGAAAAGTGTGACTAGCCCAGCAGAGGAGGGAATCATCTAGAGATGACAGTTGAAAGCTGTGCAGATGCCCTGATCTCATCAAATCACAAAGGAGTTGCCAATGCCTTTGAATTTTCTCCTGGGACCACAAGGATTATCCCTTAGATTCctaataaataatatttctctCTAGTTGCCAGGCAGAAAGGTTTTAGAACAAGAGGCAATAGAGACACCACCAATCCCActagaaaaactgggaagggaatgTATTTGAAGGCACAGGTCAAGAACAGAACCAGTCCTGAAAGAAAGGAGGCAAGAAATTCAATTAAGCTTTCTGGACTCTACTTTTCTTAACCAGTATAATGGAGTTAATAACAATTGAGACTCACCTCAAATGACTATTATGaaggaagtactttgtaaactaatgataataataccatTTTAAATCACTGAGTTATTTTGCCAATAGATACTTAAACAATTATGTTTTGGAGGTGAATTTACTCAGCTCTCGATGGAAACACTTAACCTATAAtaagaaatatgaataatgaTAAAGATACTGACATGAAGATAACTTCATGGTTTACCAAGTTCTTTTTACATCTGTTGTCTCACTTGAACTCATACTCACCTTGTGAGAcagctcttcctcttctttctcttcttcctcttcttcttcctctcctccggcttctcctccttcctcttcatgACATACTTCATCATACATCATCTGAAGACAGAGCGGCTTTCTTTGATCAAAGTCTTTgaggctttcaaagttgtttttatctGTAACATTGGCACTGAATAACATGGGAGTCAGTGTTCTCATCATTTGCTACTTTCTAAGATTCTCTGAAAtatcttcttttcttattaaGTAGTAATATTTCAATAATACAGCTACCATAATTTGCTCCACTGTTTCCCAGTTGATAGACATCATCTcactttccaaatctttgcttctctttttccctcactTTTAATCCCACTGTCCTTTTACTTTAAGTATTTTCTTTGTTGATGATTACCATTCACATTTAAGGCACCTAACTCTTCCACTGCCTCTGCTTATTGTCCATATAAAGACATTGGAAACCTAAACAGTGGGCTGACACATAGTGGCACACACCTATAATGCCTGCCAGTAGAGAAGCTAAGACTTTTTTTGGATCTATTGAGTTTTAGAGTTCTCAGCTACAGTAAGCTAAGCCAATGAAGTGTCCACACAAAGTGCTCTACCAATATGAAATAGGGTAAAACTATCCTAGATGAAAAAGTGAAGGGGGCAGTGCTCATGTGCAGATCAAAAATGGGCTCTTGCTTGTGAGTGGCAAGATTGGAGCAAGATACAGAGATCCAGatcaaaaaattaaggaaaaagaaagaaagaaattaagcaatGGGCATTTCTCTCCTCTTTAGTGAAGATTTTTAATGAGGGGGCAAACTGTTTCCCAATGTGAGAGAGTGATTTCTGCTGTAGTCctgagaaagaagcaaaagaggaGTTGAGACAGGAGCAGGATAAGGAAAAAGGTTTCTCCTGAGAGgtttatacaacatgattatatTTGTTTGtggcataaacacacacacacacacacacacacacacattcaaaagGCATTCCAAAGCCATACGAATGATATTTGGCTTATCTGGCCTCTGTTCTCCATTACTATAAACTACAAAATGTTAACATTGTTTAATAACCTACACATTTCCAGGAATGAAAGTTTCTTTGAAAGTGGAAACCTTTGGAAGTGGCCACTCTTTCTAGTACTGATTATATCTTCACTCATTTTTCTCTGCTCACTGGTTGAGGCAAGGGAGTTGGAACACTTCTTGCTCCCCATTACTACTTCCAGgttctctttctgcctccatCACTTAATAACTTTCTCCTCCTTTGATGTTCAGGCTGTTCATATATACTACTtaatcaaaatcctggtaacTGTTGTGTACAAACCCTCAGGTTATTCTCTTCTGAATTTGATAACAGCCTtaccatttttctctcctttccaattcttGCCTCCATTCTAGGAGTCTTCAGCATACATATTTATTCTCCCTCACCCTAACTTCAGTTCCCCAACCTACTCACTTTCCATGAGCTCCTCCTCTACCCCACCTCAGTTATACACAATGATGGTCATAtctttgatcttgccatcacccacaaagaTATCACCTCCACAttcaataatttcaaaattcCCTTAGCCCATCATACTCTATTGGATTTTCActtcttcctctgccttcccttttaaaaCCCTGTTCTTTATCCACACCATGACCTCCAATTTCTCATCTTTTCAATCCTTTCCTAGACCATCTTTCCTGAATTagccattctctcctcttttctccatcttgaaCCTTTGCTGAACCAATTCAGCTCTACACTCTCTTCAATCCCTAGTCCCTTTGTCATTTTGCTGATTACGTCCTGTCGAACCTAAGCCTGGCATTCATCCCACAGTTTGTTCCCTTTGCTCCTACACACATGCAGCTGAGACaaagtggagaaaatcatgaaaccattctgactggatccactacaaatttatgttgccCAATGTCAACAGGGACCTTGCTGCTACTAGGCAATCCTTCTATTCCTGCCTTATCAATTCAATATCTCActctccacagcagctcttccaaacatCTTCACCCCTCCTCAAATGTTCTATGTCTCATTCTCCCATTCTCTCAGATGAGAACCTTGCTTCATACTTTTTAGACAATATTGAAGCTACTTCTTCTACTCACCTCATCCTCATCTCCTATgattcagatgccttctgccaccatCTCCTTCTTTACTGTATCTTACAACAAAGCCTTACTCTTTACGAAAACTGACCCTTCTACCTGCTCAAGCAATTCCATTCCATCCTATCTCCTCAAACAGATTGTCCTTTTGTTCATCCCCACTCTATCATTTGTTTTCTATCTTTCCCTGTCTGCCAGCTCATTGCCTACTACTCACAAACATGCTCATGTTTTTCCATCCTGAAAAAAgtacctcacttgatcctttcaTTCCTGCAGTTGTCTTAtatctcttttgtcctttgcatctaaactccttgaaaaggccatctacaatagatacctccaccttctctcttcttcctgtcTTAAACCTTTACAGTCTGGATTTAactttatcattccaccaaaactgctctcttcaaagttgcTAATGATCTTTTACTTATCAAATCtactggccttttctcagtcctcattctctttgatttctctgcagcctttaacaTTCTTGGTCGTTTGCCCTtccttcatattctcttctatctaggttttcaggacacaaCCCTTTTCTGGTTCTCTTCCAACTGATTGAATTgcttcttctcattctcctttgctggatccttacctagatcatgccctctaactttAAGTGTCCCACAGGGTTCTGTCTTAGGCTCtattctccctctatattatttcatttagtgaTCTCGTCATGGAgttaattaccatctttatgctgataattttcaaatttacctatcctgccccaaccTCATCTCAGATATCCCTAACTAAACTCATAatatctaaaattatattatattataaatattatgtctaaaactcattatctttcccctgaaAGTCTCCCCTTTCCTATCATCCTTGTTACTGTAGAGAgcaataccatcctcccagtctctcaggTTATCCTTGTAGTTATCATTGACTTTTCATTATCTTTCACCATTCCCTATATCCAATCTCTTGCCAAGATCTATCAATTACACCTTGCCCCATTCTCTACTCTGATACTGTCACCCctctagtgcaggcccttatcacctagACTCCTGAAGTAGCCTATTGGTGGTTTTacttgcctcaagtttctccctcttccaatccatccttcattcagtaactaaaatgattttcccaaagtacagatctgactatgtcatccccctccccactcactAAACTCCAGTGCTTCGTGtcacctccaaaatcaaatataaaattgtctgtttggcattcaaagttcttaATGATCTAGCCActtcccacctttccaatcttattacATCTTTCTCCCTCACATATtctgacactggcctcctggaaATTCTACAAAGACCCTCAAACTCTAGGCTCTGGTCATTTTCTCTCGTTGTCTCCCATTcctgaaatactctccctcctcaattcCACTTTCtgacttccttgacttcctttaagcctaaatttaaatcccatcttctacaagaaatctttctcaacccctcttaaCTCCAGTGCCatttctctcttaattatttcctagttatcctgtatatagcttcttTCTATATAaatgggtcacagagtcagacatgactgaaatgactcagcaacaacaaaagtATGTTTGTCTGCATGTTGTCCTCCCAcccctttagattgtgagctacttgagggcagagagTATGTCTTATGCTTCTCATGGTGCTTTACATTTAGCATAGATGGTCAATGAATGTCTGTTGATATGATTTGATTTTTAACaaattcttgatttttgtttttaagactgATATTATTGTCAACTCCATTTCTTCGGATCTTAATGGAGGAACACTTTCTCAGGCCATATTCAAGAAAGCTGGTCCATCTCTCAAGGAAGAGTTAAATGAAGTGGGAAAAAGAACGAAAACGAAAAAAGGATCTGTTCTCCTGACCAGTGGCTGTAATCTGAACTGCATCTTTGTTCTCCATGCAGTAATTCCTGTGTGGGATAATGCAAAAAGTCATTCACAAAAGGTatagaaatatttaaatgaagCACTCAGGGTCCCTTTAGCCATGGATCTCCAGAAGTTACTGTTGGTTCTCGGGACTTTATAGATCAGAATCCTCACTGAATCATAGCTTCTGAGCCCCCAGTAGTATGTTGAGTTTTACTAGCCAGCCAGATACctcatttaaaacaaaagtttTCACTGAAATCTCGTGAaatcagtgggtagagcaccagtttAGGAGTCaagtggacctgagttcaaatctcacctcaggcacttgacacactagctgtgtgaccttgggcaagtcacttaaccccaactgcctcatcctgggtcatctccagtcattctgatgaatatctggtcactggattcagatggctctggcggagaagtgaggctggtgacctgcacagccctccctccctcaaaaaaagaaacaaagtcaagtacaagtcatgtcattagttctctgatggcatggtcttctttggtaacaaaggacGAACTCACACAGATACTTTCACTGAAATACCACAGTAAGTCAAGCAATCAGAGAATACTCCCCCCTTAAATTTTGAACTCattttcccacaaatacacacaccttCAGTGCAAAGAATAAACATGTATATAGGGATTAGTCCCCACATTAGCCATGGGAGGAGCATTTACAATCTGCACATCTATGTGGAGAACACCTAGTAGAAACACATAGGCTGCTATAGAGTAATTGTGGTGCTTTTCCATGGATCAATTTCTTACATGCATTAAAGCTCTATTCTCACTAGTTTTCAAATATACACCTGTTTTTAGAAGCACCTAATACACTGTCAACCTTCCACTGGATATGTTATTTCTCTTAATAGTTCAATttgctctcttctttcccttcgcTACTCTGAATGAATATGAAACTCCGTGATGTGCTCCTATTTTTTTCTgctcatccttttcttttctttcctcccctttccccctttaaAATCCATCATTAACTCCCAAAGGTAAAGCAGATACTCCTCCCATAATGGAAACACACTTCCATCATAGTCTTTTCTGGCATCTGCACCCCATATCTTAGGTTACCATCTTCTCCCTACCCTGCAAAGTACTTTCTTCCTAACACACTCTAGAGAGAATTCAGACAACACCCACTTTAGATAATATGGCT
Proteins encoded:
- the LOC140506527 gene encoding protein mono-ADP-ribosyltransferase PARP14-like, producing the protein MEIPGPFPLVLKGPWGPDPPKKLCNKLQCYFQSSQRSGGGECVLRLQTGRSEILLLFEHEEVRQRVLTRENHELELRGEEKLKLTVRLPTGQNGNKINEKPVTTEESKIKDGTQEQEASVDQGTKLPLEGRSAQTKDIHKGPGTISSLVVFKNIQDPVTEDLLTLLVENVSGFSEASGDFTVEIIPDVEVAVVTFLKTIDTKKFITICDENYKVQELKISALPLEVTKTILVEDLPPGANEHYITLFFENTKNGGGPVISVQYFPEKNSALIQFDTYDALDTILKKKLLFNNSLISMFPYYPTLGAALYGKAKPPVKLPEPLTVPMEPYLLKFLLKNDQVIREIASTMERAHCELTWPQTNCEEPEITPSAKITLSPSATLVTQRIKSNIVKTWSEDVSKRFSCLMSDYQVTKYRVDTVVWETIRDNIENENISIEFDKFQETVFIAGKLEDVQSTGPQIRTLIERATQKIEREKKSIRENLSVCPRRFSILYNNRLEETLHKEYPELEVTYNALTKSICLSGLATDLYKAKSEILEKLQSLAQKFLHFPPQIIQFLQQVDCETFSESLFGAEKIPVVYELGGEGVVLLGSSPQVLSEAEKHMKKSLGFKCINMVDGEILNNYQWKTLTGNLNKKYNCSSKTVIIEQQNSDTGVQVIIAGCVSPVFESYQELYEFIEKNTKMQKFVSVKSLAVIQYMKEENKQVWETLKKKNVKVDFKTLTNQRGISLSGPKGEVVRGIAVVKQTLDSIHVRNFSIAKPGVKSLFKDREEFYKNEAKEKYSCSIWLQEDVDKRSGGSVDGQKVHCKVTLESGVLLTLQEGDLTQFSADVVVIAANEDLKHLEAALSEVAGPELQRDCDQIIQKGGKIFPGCAVVSGAGQLPYQEVIHAVAPQWKQKHDHRCVQLLKTAITESLHLARSRGHTSIAIPVLSSGTFGFPLKKYSETIIQSIKENFQDSQNKHSLKKIHLVGSSEEIVQVLSKAVKNIFKDLFPDNNEMPSTQLEDQETSLRKKAKYGNVLASIQTREGLSILLVNGDIRDAETDIIVNSISSDLNGGTLSQAIFKKAGPSLKEELNEVGKRTKTKKGSVLLTSGCNLNCIFVLHAVIPVWDNAKSHSQKIMENIVKECLYTTEILSLTSVTIPAIGTGQAMFPKAILAELVLSQVFKFSCTRPLKTLKEVHILLQSSDTENIKAFSNEFTRWGSGNGNKNPTSCGAAKTIDRQDFFGTISNIAPGVYETTIGSISFMVASGDITKEEEDVIVNSTNKTFTHKGGVSKAILEAAGPTVESECAQLAKLPHGNFIVTQGGNLKCQKIIHVIGHKDVKKTVFKVLQECEQMKSKSVALPLIGTGSAKQEPDIVAKKIIDAIENFAWKRSAQSVNKVKVVIFLPQLLDVFYGIMKKREGSVVPTSMFSKLKVLLGLTRYNLIFGKKIESATFQICGESKENIESTVSWIQDLILKEQKSYISSDEAIQNFGEEEFKELNNLQRSLNITIYPKNNFCLQAIGLARDVLKASRTIEDMIQKVRLGVEEELG